One part of the Thermoanaerobacterium sp. CMT5567-10 genome encodes these proteins:
- a CDS encoding glycerate kinase has translation MRILVAPDSYKGSLSSREVIEAMTEGIRRVVDAEILKVPIADGGEGTVDALIMSLGGKIIDVDVVGPLGNVVKGYFGVLNDGTAVIEMAASSGLNLVPNDMRNPLITTTYGVGQLIKEALDAGCRKFIIGVGGSATNDGGAGMVQALGVKLLDEDGKDISYGGGNLYRLKKVDISSIDKRVRESSFIVASDVTNPLCGENGASYVYGPQKGATPEMVEILDNNLRRYASVVKETLGKDFSDVPGAGAAGGLGFSLMAFLNAKIKSGIDIVMEASNIDEKIKSCDIVITGEGNTDFQTAYGKAPAGIARIAKKYGKPVVILSGGLGKNYKELYDVGVTSMFSIVDKPMTLREAMINARKLISDRAEDIIRTILAFI, from the coding sequence GTGAGGATATTAGTTGCGCCTGACTCCTACAAAGGAAGTTTGTCATCGAGAGAAGTCATAGAGGCAATGACAGAAGGCATAAGAAGGGTTGTAGATGCTGAGATTCTAAAGGTGCCTATAGCTGACGGAGGAGAAGGTACAGTAGATGCATTAATTATGTCTTTAGGAGGAAAAATCATAGATGTAGATGTAGTAGGACCGCTTGGAAATGTGGTCAAAGGCTACTTTGGCGTACTTAATGATGGCACTGCAGTTATAGAGATGGCTGCATCATCTGGCTTAAACCTTGTGCCAAATGACATGAGAAATCCTTTAATCACTACGACTTACGGTGTTGGTCAGCTTATAAAGGAAGCCCTTGACGCAGGATGTCGCAAATTCATAATAGGAGTAGGAGGAAGTGCCACAAATGACGGCGGCGCCGGAATGGTTCAAGCATTAGGTGTAAAGCTCTTAGATGAAGACGGCAAAGACATATCTTATGGAGGAGGAAATCTATATAGGCTCAAAAAAGTTGACATAAGCAGTATTGATAAAAGGGTGCGTGAAAGCAGCTTCATAGTGGCATCTGATGTAACAAATCCTCTCTGTGGTGAAAACGGTGCATCTTACGTTTATGGACCGCAGAAAGGTGCAACACCAGAGATGGTGGAAATTCTTGACAACAATTTAAGGCGCTATGCCAGTGTAGTAAAAGAGACATTAGGCAAAGACTTTTCAGATGTTCCCGGTGCTGGTGCGGCGGGCGGACTGGGCTTTTCCTTAATGGCGTTTTTAAATGCTAAGATAAAATCTGGAATAGACATTGTGATGGAGGCTTCAAATATAGATGAAAAGATAAAGTCATGTGATATTGTGATAACGGGTGAAGGCAATACAGATTTTCAGACTGCATACGGCAAGGCTCCAGCGGGAATAGCAAGGATAGCTAAAAAGTACGGAAAACCTGTCGTGATACTATCAGGTGGTCTAGGTAAAAACTATAAAGAACTCTATGATGTAGGTGTCACATCAATGTTCAGCATCGTAGATAAACCTATGACGCTTCGAGAAGCGATGATAAATGCTAGAAAGCTTATATCTGATAGGGCAGAAGATATAATTCGAACTATATTAGCTTTTATATAA
- a CDS encoding S8 family serine peptidase, whose translation MGKKLLVLVITFLMIFGTISTNANAQTFNTNQYAIKFFSNDKQEVTNFINSLNGIRLPQNAKQNGPLTNSLLPTSHSYNLVILSDGTDLTSQLNKIGTSKKIGDNIFTLDINENNLSKLLNVTGIKGISLDNIYNVDPKEKNPINYVNNLPFKPDVESTEDDTNADKFYQMGYDGKGVTIAIIDTGVDPIHEMLQNADGDIKVIDWQDFTGEGDVSLNIETTVQSVYSDVYGSPAITIKPNVENKAYNDILNALKLTTINTVNQSVYGEVYNEVYKEVYIPDTGTYIKMPDVIPDGAKVYVGELHENIFPNEIYFGYRPGANTGFDFNRDGDKTDNYYVLGIDIDGNGSPDIVAVDTNQNNNIADDTLLIPYKDGIEKLNTPFVASFPNDPNVPEGAPPAKMNFVLTGIFKGDNGGYIANLGFPGGSHGTHVAGISTGSGSLRGLAPGAKVMALKALGTNVGGATSGIMAAMEYAAKNGADIVNMSLGSSPDINDGTSPESQLANELSKKYHIIFSISAGNEGPGINTIGAPGDSTEAITSGAYISHDTWLEYGYNVPGDGLWYFSSVGPREDGGLKPTIITPGSAISSVPEWDVWAGGQYRGPYDLYQGTSMAAPQTSGLSALLLSAARKDKLIEPNDRLDPELVSEALIKTARHIGDYAPVEEGGGLPDVVAAYDYIKNKLGATKDDIEVATDYKEKITNTTGVYVRNGNIPDTVNAYIKNDGSTDITLNISNSIGYISLDKSTLNIPAGQIGNVVLSIDKSKLQPGLNSGVITLDDPATKLIDGSIPVTIVVPTNLDKDSLYLSDTKGEVPVSHYTRHFYRVPDGVKSFKIDLTSLETEKGVGRIRATLFDPNGIEYNPNEILYTTPDTPTVTRSVYNPLPGVWEVNVYESFASSVPVAQYDLKFMLTGLVPKPDTWSESGEVGTNLEKQFSLTNLTDADQDVEYVGTGLVDLNTPPEVTHPVIDVNSDNDTDLFGHGYIEIFKVTKDNPNFVYEVSISDDNPADDLDLYLFKLNDDGKSLSQYAMDADGDSNESIKLKALPAGTYILDVNAFAVPSGKATVNLSKKALYASDAVKGSDMTVTGSETIKQNETGNMSAKMTVPETPSNYAGLIVVNDKDGNMLTRINVSVNALPKSVTLNNIVSDHEKVELNKGDTVQLKITANYSDGTTVDVTNDATYVVKDSSIASVDKGLVKGLSKGETVLDITYGSVSTTVNIKVNEVSQPGGGGGGSTLPSSGGSTNPPSSGTEEIPTTGDNTSTESKTVKVPIDGASVETAAKDLSMTFTDGTFNSEVTLKITPLKAEDINKTSNIKLIGSAYEIDTNGVQPSKPVKAVFKYDDKNLNGIDERLISVFTYKDGNWESVGGVVDATNNTVTVNLTHFSKYALMAKDINFSDTALNWAKDDIKVLASRDIISGYEDNTFKPDKAVTRAEFISMLTRALAIDGNNANIPSFKDVKSSDWYYGAVEAAKQVGLTSGYEDGTFRPNAEISRQEMTAMIVNALRVNKVAQFLPTGNAAELNKFRDNGKVQDWAKDSMAIGVKNGLIQGTDSETLLPEGTSTRAMAAAMILRMLKQLGKI comes from the coding sequence ATGGGGAAAAAACTTTTAGTACTGGTCATCACGTTTCTCATGATATTTGGGACAATTAGTACAAATGCTAATGCCCAGACATTTAATACAAATCAATATGCAATAAAATTTTTCTCAAATGATAAACAAGAAGTAACTAATTTTATCAATTCTCTAAATGGAATTAGGTTGCCACAAAATGCAAAACAAAATGGTCCATTGACGAATAGTCTATTACCTACTTCACATTCATATAACTTAGTTATTTTATCCGATGGAACAGATTTGACAAGCCAATTAAATAAAATTGGTACATCCAAAAAGATAGGCGACAATATATTCACATTGGATATAAATGAGAATAACCTATCAAAGTTATTGAATGTGACAGGCATCAAAGGCATATCGCTTGATAATATCTATAATGTTGATCCAAAAGAAAAAAATCCAATAAATTATGTAAATAACCTTCCATTTAAACCAGATGTTGAATCAACAGAGGATGATACAAATGCAGATAAATTCTACCAAATGGGATATGATGGGAAAGGTGTAACAATTGCTATAATAGATACTGGCGTAGATCCTATCCATGAGATGCTTCAAAATGCAGATGGAGATATAAAGGTGATCGATTGGCAGGACTTCACTGGAGAGGGAGATGTTTCATTAAATATTGAGACAACAGTTCAATCAGTATATAGTGATGTCTATGGTAGCCCAGCAATTACAATAAAGCCAAATGTAGAAAATAAGGCATACAATGATATTTTAAATGCTTTAAAACTAACTACTATTAATACTGTTAATCAATCTGTATATGGTGAAGTATATAATGAAGTCTACAAAGAAGTATACATCCCAGATACAGGTACATATATTAAGATGCCTGACGTCATTCCTGACGGAGCAAAGGTTTATGTAGGAGAGCTCCATGAAAATATATTTCCTAATGAAATATATTTTGGATATAGACCTGGAGCTAATACAGGTTTTGATTTCAACCGAGATGGTGATAAGACTGACAATTATTATGTCTTAGGTATCGACATCGATGGAAATGGTTCACCCGATATAGTAGCTGTTGACACAAATCAAAACAACAACATTGCTGATGATACACTTCTTATACCATATAAAGATGGAATAGAAAAGCTTAATACACCCTTTGTAGCTTCATTTCCGAATGATCCAAATGTACCAGAAGGTGCGCCACCAGCAAAGATGAATTTTGTCTTAACAGGCATATTCAAAGGAGACAATGGTGGTTACATTGCAAACTTAGGTTTTCCAGGTGGCTCACATGGCACACATGTTGCAGGTATATCTACTGGTAGTGGAAGCTTAAGAGGATTAGCTCCAGGTGCAAAGGTGATGGCATTAAAAGCACTTGGCACGAATGTCGGTGGCGCAACATCAGGCATTATGGCTGCTATGGAGTATGCAGCTAAGAATGGCGCAGATATAGTGAATATGAGCCTTGGATCATCACCAGATATAAACGATGGAACATCACCAGAATCACAGCTTGCAAATGAACTTTCAAAAAAATATCATATAATATTTTCTATATCAGCGGGTAATGAAGGACCTGGGATAAATACAATTGGTGCACCTGGCGACAGTACAGAGGCAATTACCTCTGGCGCATATATTTCACACGATACATGGCTCGAATATGGATATAATGTTCCAGGTGATGGACTTTGGTATTTCTCATCTGTTGGTCCAAGAGAAGATGGTGGATTAAAGCCTACTATCATAACACCTGGTTCTGCTATATCAAGTGTACCGGAATGGGATGTGTGGGCAGGAGGCCAATACAGAGGACCATATGATCTATATCAGGGAACAAGTATGGCAGCACCACAGACATCTGGTTTATCAGCACTTCTATTATCAGCAGCCAGAAAAGACAAACTAATTGAACCTAATGACAGGTTAGATCCAGAACTTGTAAGTGAAGCCTTGATCAAGACGGCTAGACATATCGGCGATTATGCACCTGTCGAAGAAGGTGGTGGACTTCCCGATGTTGTTGCCGCATATGATTATATTAAGAATAAACTTGGTGCTACTAAGGACGACATAGAAGTTGCTACAGATTACAAGGAAAAAATCACAAACACAACAGGTGTATACGTAAGAAACGGCAATATACCTGATACTGTTAATGCATATATCAAAAACGATGGAAGCACTGATATTACCCTTAACATTTCAAATAGTATAGGGTATATATCATTAGATAAATCTACATTAAATATACCAGCGGGTCAGATTGGTAATGTAGTTTTATCAATAGATAAATCAAAATTACAGCCTGGATTAAATAGTGGTGTAATTACACTTGATGATCCAGCTACAAAGTTGATAGATGGTTCGATACCCGTTACAATTGTTGTTCCAACTAACCTTGATAAAGATTCATTGTATTTAAGCGATACAAAAGGAGAAGTACCTGTATCACATTATACAAGGCATTTCTATAGAGTACCTGACGGTGTAAAGAGTTTTAAGATCGATTTGACATCACTTGAAACAGAAAAAGGTGTTGGAAGGATCAGAGCAACACTATTTGATCCAAATGGCATAGAATATAATCCTAACGAAATATTATATACAACACCTGATACGCCAACTGTTACAAGATCGGTATATAATCCACTTCCAGGTGTTTGGGAAGTAAATGTATATGAAAGTTTTGCATCGTCAGTCCCAGTTGCACAGTATGATTTGAAATTCATGCTGACAGGACTTGTTCCAAAACCTGATACTTGGAGTGAATCAGGTGAAGTAGGTACAAATCTTGAAAAGCAGTTTAGTCTTACAAATTTAACTGATGCAGATCAAGATGTGGAATATGTAGGAACAGGTCTGGTTGATTTAAATACACCGCCTGAAGTTACACATCCTGTGATAGATGTTAATAGTGATAATGACACAGATCTTTTTGGACATGGATATATTGAGATTTTTAAAGTAACAAAAGATAATCCTAATTTTGTCTATGAAGTATCTATTAGCGATGACAATCCTGCTGATGACCTTGACTTGTATCTATTTAAGTTAAATGACGATGGTAAGTCGCTATCACAATATGCAATGGACGCAGATGGAGATTCTAATGAAAGTATAAAGCTTAAAGCCTTGCCAGCAGGGACATATATACTTGATGTGAATGCATTTGCAGTGCCATCTGGTAAAGCAACTGTAAATCTTTCAAAGAAAGCACTGTATGCAAGTGATGCTGTTAAAGGGTCAGATATGACTGTAACTGGCAGCGAAACAATAAAGCAAAATGAAACAGGTAATATGAGTGCAAAGATGACTGTACCTGAAACACCGTCAAATTATGCAGGGTTAATTGTGGTAAATGACAAAGATGGTAATATGTTAACGAGGATAAATGTCAGTGTAAATGCATTACCAAAGAGTGTGACACTGAATAATATAGTTTCAGATCATGAAAAAGTAGAATTGAATAAAGGTGATACAGTTCAGCTAAAAATTACCGCAAATTATTCCGATGGAACAACAGTAGATGTCACAAATGATGCGACATACGTTGTAAAAGATTCAAGTATTGCCTCTGTTGATAAAGGCCTAGTAAAAGGCTTAAGCAAAGGTGAAACAGTCCTTGACATAACATATGGCAGTGTTTCAACAACTGTCAATATAAAGGTAAATGAAGTATCACAACCAGGTGGAGGGGGCGGCGGTTCGACACTACCTTCAAGTGGCGGAAGTACAAACCCACCATCAAGTGGTACAGAGGAAATACCAACAACAGGTGATAATACCTCAACAGAAAGCAAAACTGTAAAAGTTCCTATTGACGGTGCTTCCGTTGAAACAGCTGCAAAAGATTTATCAATGACTTTTACTGACGGCACATTCAACAGTGAAGTGACATTAAAAATAACACCATTGAAAGCAGAAGATATAAATAAGACCTCAAATATTAAATTAATAGGAAGTGCCTATGAAATAGATACAAATGGTGTACAACCAAGTAAGCCTGTAAAAGCAGTATTTAAGTATGATGACAAAAACTTAAATGGCATAGATGAGAGATTGATATCTGTATTTACTTATAAAGATGGAAACTGGGAATCTGTAGGTGGAGTAGTTGATGCAACAAATAATACAGTGACTGTAAATCTTACTCATTTTTCAAAATACGCTTTGATGGCAAAAGATATTAATTTCTCTGATACTGCGTTAAATTGGGCCAAGGATGATATTAAAGTACTTGCATCCCGTGACATAATATCAGGATATGAAGATAATACATTTAAGCCAGATAAAGCTGTTACAAGAGCAGAATTCATATCAATGCTTACTAGAGCTCTTGCCATAGATGGGAATAATGCAAATATACCATCTTTTAAAGATGTAAAATCCAGTGACTGGTATTATGGTGCAGTTGAAGCTGCAAAACAAGTCGGATTAACATCAGGTTATGAAGATGGGACATTTAGGCCAAATGCAGAAATATCAAGACAAGAAATGACCGCTATGATAGTTAATGCATTAAGAGTCAATAAAGTAGCTCAGTTTTTACCAACAGGAAATGCGGCAGAACTTAACAAGTTTAGAGACAATGGGAAAGTACAGGATTGGGCGAAGGACTCAATGGCAATAGGTGTTAAGAATGGCCTTATCCAAGGTACTGATTCTGAAACACTGTTGCCTGAAGGGACATCAACAAGGGCCATGGCGGCAGCAATGATTTTGAGGATGCTAAAACAGCTCGGAAAAATATAA
- a CDS encoding alanine--glyoxylate aminotransferase family protein, translated as MSDKILMTPGPTMVPKEVLDECHLQPYHHRTPEFYELFSCLNSNLKKIFKTNMEVMTLTSSGTGGMEAVVANLFKRGDKVLIASIGHFGERFYDITKAYGLDSDMIDFGWGNAVDLNKLEDVLKKNQYKALIVTQNETSTGVTNDIKAVADVAKRYNTPVIVDAVSSLGGIPLEMDEWGLDAVVTCSQKCLMSPPGLSFVALSERAWQMAEESNLPKYYFDLKKARKGVQKEKPDNPYTPAVSTIMAVKKATDMLLNMGMDTVYNNQHLIGERVRKTIKEMGLKLFPDESISSDLLTAVKVPEGYKAGDIINYMSERGILITGGQAHLKGKIIRIGHMGYVTDEMLNLTFDALKGALSDLS; from the coding sequence ATGAGTGACAAAATTCTTATGACTCCGGGGCCTACTATGGTGCCGAAGGAAGTTTTGGATGAGTGTCATCTGCAGCCGTATCACCATAGGACGCCGGAATTTTATGAACTTTTTTCATGTCTTAATTCAAATCTTAAAAAGATATTTAAAACAAATATGGAAGTCATGACGCTAACTTCATCAGGTACAGGCGGCATGGAAGCCGTTGTTGCAAATCTCTTTAAAAGAGGAGATAAAGTACTGATTGCAAGCATCGGACATTTTGGAGAAAGGTTCTATGATATTACAAAGGCGTATGGACTTGATTCAGATATGATCGATTTTGGATGGGGCAATGCAGTCGATCTGAACAAATTAGAAGATGTATTGAAGAAAAATCAATACAAAGCATTGATTGTGACACAAAATGAGACATCAACAGGCGTCACAAACGACATAAAAGCGGTGGCAGATGTAGCAAAGAGGTATAATACGCCAGTCATTGTGGATGCCGTAAGCTCTTTGGGTGGTATACCTCTAGAGATGGATGAATGGGGACTTGATGCGGTTGTAACATGCTCTCAAAAATGCCTTATGTCACCACCGGGCTTAAGCTTTGTAGCTTTAAGCGAAAGGGCATGGCAGATGGCAGAGGAATCTAATCTTCCTAAGTACTATTTTGACCTTAAAAAAGCGAGGAAAGGTGTGCAAAAGGAAAAGCCGGACAATCCGTATACACCTGCAGTTTCCACAATTATGGCCGTAAAGAAGGCTACAGACATGCTTCTTAATATGGGTATGGACACAGTATACAATAATCAGCACTTAATCGGTGAAAGGGTAAGAAAAACCATCAAAGAGATGGGACTTAAACTCTTCCCTGATGAATCAATATCGTCAGATCTTTTGACTGCAGTAAAAGTGCCTGAAGGATATAAAGCAGGAGATATAATAAACTACATGTCAGAACGTGGAATACTTATAACAGGAGGCCAAGCTCACTTGAAGGGCAAGATAATAAGAATCGGGCATATGGGATATGTCACAGATGAAATGCTTAATTTGACATTTGATGCACTAAAAGGTGCACTATCAGATTTATCATAG
- the serA gene encoding phosphoglycerate dehydrogenase — MRILVTERIAESGIEYLKNHADVDFKLDLPREELLEIIGDYDAIVVRSVTKVDKELISKGKNLKVIGRAGNGVDNIDLLAATEKGIIVVNTPEGNIISAAEHTIGLMLSIARNIPQAYNGALNGDFRRNKFKGVELNGKTVGIIGLGRIGSLVATRLAAFGMKVIAYDPYIPDSRFEKFGAKKVSFDELLSESDFITIHTPKTEETIDIISYEEFKKVKKGVRIVNCARGGLINEEALYNAVKEGIVAAAALDVFKVEPSYDREKQDFHNKLLELPNVVVTPHLGASTIEAQNNVGISVAKEVITALNGKLYGNIVNLPDIKADEFGELKPYMKLCEAMGSLYYQINDVPAKTVEIIYRGEISNLNTEVVTLHALKGLLRPALKEGISIVNARLRAKEMGIEVIEGKIEEIDHYSSLVTINVIDTKGESYKFSGTTYGDEIRIVEYLGHRVNFEPTEYMLFVRNKDIPGVIGHIGNVLGDFGINISSMHVSPNKNDGTALMIVNTDREIPNEAVESLNKLNSILRAKAVKNLI; from the coding sequence GTGAGGATATTGGTGACGGAGAGAATTGCCGAAAGCGGCATAGAGTACCTTAAAAATCACGCTGATGTTGATTTCAAATTGGATTTGCCGCGAGAGGAGCTTTTAGAAATCATAGGAGACTATGATGCAATCGTCGTAAGAAGTGTAACAAAAGTTGACAAAGAACTTATCTCAAAGGGAAAGAATTTAAAAGTCATAGGAAGAGCTGGCAATGGCGTCGATAATATAGATCTTTTAGCTGCTACAGAAAAGGGCATAATAGTTGTAAATACACCTGAAGGAAATATCATATCAGCCGCGGAACATACGATTGGGCTTATGCTATCTATAGCGAGAAATATACCACAGGCTTACAATGGCGCTTTAAATGGCGATTTCAGGAGAAACAAGTTTAAAGGTGTCGAGCTAAATGGAAAGACAGTAGGCATAATCGGACTTGGTAGGATAGGGTCATTAGTTGCAACAAGGCTTGCAGCATTTGGCATGAAAGTCATTGCTTACGATCCATACATTCCAGATAGCCGCTTCGAAAAGTTCGGTGCAAAAAAAGTTTCATTTGATGAACTCTTAAGTGAATCTGACTTTATCACGATTCATACGCCTAAGACAGAAGAGACAATAGACATAATCAGCTATGAAGAATTTAAAAAGGTCAAAAAAGGCGTCAGGATAGTAAATTGTGCAAGAGGCGGTCTTATAAATGAGGAAGCTCTTTACAATGCAGTCAAAGAAGGGATTGTTGCTGCAGCAGCACTAGACGTATTTAAAGTAGAGCCATCATACGACAGGGAAAAACAGGACTTCCACAATAAGCTTTTAGAGCTTCCAAATGTAGTTGTGACTCCGCATTTAGGTGCTTCAACTATTGAAGCCCAAAATAATGTCGGCATTTCTGTTGCAAAAGAAGTGATAACTGCTTTAAACGGCAAACTGTATGGAAACATAGTAAACCTACCAGATATAAAAGCTGATGAATTTGGAGAATTAAAGCCATATATGAAGCTGTGTGAAGCAATGGGCTCACTTTATTACCAGATAAACGATGTACCTGCAAAGACCGTAGAGATAATATATAGAGGTGAAATATCAAATCTAAACACCGAGGTTGTGACACTTCATGCCTTGAAAGGGCTTTTAAGACCGGCATTGAAAGAAGGCATAAGCATAGTGAATGCAAGGCTTAGAGCAAAGGAAATGGGCATAGAAGTAATAGAAGGCAAAATAGAGGAGATAGATCATTATTCAAGCCTTGTCACAATAAATGTAATTGACACAAAAGGAGAGTCTTATAAGTTTTCAGGGACGACTTATGGAGATGAGATAAGGATTGTAGAATATTTAGGCCATAGAGTTAACTTTGAACCGACTGAGTACATGTTGTTTGTTAGAAACAAAGATATACCTGGTGTAATAGGACACATCGGAAATGTGCTGGGTGATTTCGGCATAAACATATCATCTATGCATGTAAGCCCTAATAAAAATGACGGGACGGCTCTCATGATTGTAAACACAGATAGAGAAATCCCTAATGAGGCTGTAGAGTCATTAAACAAACTAAACAGCATATTGAGGGCAAAGGCAGTAAAAAATTTGATATAA
- a CDS encoding histidinol-phosphatase — protein sequence MPSDYHVHIERGPYTIDWLKKFVDNAQKKGLTEIGISEHGYRFDKGYDAFGSDGFRGKWVKDYSGQDIDEYVSLINEAKAMGLPVKLGIEADYIPGKEKELMDFLKPYPWDYVIGSIHWIGDWGIDLDECLDIWESCDVDSVYLEYFNMIEKMAETGIFDFIGHIDLVKIFKYRPTMMVYDKIEENIKNIAKTGIAVEVSTAGWRKPVGEIYPSKEIMSMIKKYDIPIVVNSDAHTPEDVARDFDKAYEYVKSFGIDTLNYFDKRKRIPYKI from the coding sequence ATGCCATCAGATTATCACGTACACATAGAAAGAGGACCGTACACGATTGATTGGCTTAAAAAATTCGTAGATAATGCGCAAAAAAAAGGCCTTACAGAGATAGGTATATCAGAGCATGGATACAGATTTGATAAAGGATACGACGCATTTGGAAGCGACGGTTTTAGAGGTAAATGGGTCAAAGACTACAGTGGGCAAGACATCGATGAATATGTATCGCTTATAAATGAGGCAAAGGCCATGGGGCTTCCTGTAAAATTAGGTATAGAAGCAGACTATATACCAGGTAAAGAAAAAGAGCTTATGGATTTCTTAAAGCCTTATCCTTGGGATTATGTGATAGGCTCTATACACTGGATAGGTGACTGGGGTATAGATCTTGATGAATGTCTTGATATTTGGGAGTCATGTGATGTGGATTCTGTGTATTTAGAGTATTTTAATATGATTGAAAAGATGGCTGAAACAGGTATTTTTGACTTCATAGGCCATATCGATTTGGTTAAAATATTTAAGTACAGACCAACAATGATGGTTTATGATAAAATAGAAGAAAATATTAAGAATATAGCAAAGACGGGAATTGCTGTAGAAGTTTCAACAGCAGGTTGGAGGAAACCTGTAGGAGAGATATATCCATCTAAAGAGATAATGTCTATGATTAAAAAATACGATATACCTATAGTTGTAAACTCTGATGCACATACACCAGAAGATGTTGCAAGAGATTTTGACAAAGCATATGAATACGTGAAATCTTTTGGGATTGACACACTTAATTATTTTGACAAGAGAAAGAGAATACCGTATAAGATATAA
- a CDS encoding CTP synthase, producing MSKYIFVTGGVVSSLGKGITAASLGRLLKSRGISVAVIKCDPYINIDPGTMSPYQHGEVFVTEDGAETDLDLGHYERFIDINLTKSSNITTGKVYWSVISKERKGDYLGATVQVIPHITNEIKDRIRRVGKEQNVDCVIVEIGGTVGDIESLPFLEAIRQISVEEGKDNVMFIHVTLVPHLGKTGELKTKPTQHSVKELRSIGIQPDMIVCRTEFPLTEDIKEKIGMFCNVKPDAVIENIDVDSIYEVPLELDRQKVDEYVINRLNLPAGEPDLKEWRAFVEKEKNLKREVEIALVGKYVELHDAYISVVESLRHAGIYNDANVKIRWVNSENVNDDTVDELLRGAKGILVPGGFGDRGVEGKIRAAQYARENKIPYLGLCLGMQCAVIEFARNVAGLKNAHSTEFNGATPYPVIDLMPEQKDIDEKGGTMRLGVYPCKLKEGTKAYEAYKDELVYERHRHRYEFNNEYRELLTSKGLILSGLSPDDRLVEIIEVKDHPYFVASQFHPEFKSRPLRPHPLFRDFIAAALSMK from the coding sequence ATGTCGAAGTATATATTTGTAACGGGCGGTGTTGTGTCATCCTTAGGGAAAGGAATAACAGCAGCGTCATTAGGAAGACTGTTAAAAAGCCGCGGAATTAGTGTGGCGGTGATAAAATGCGATCCGTATATAAACATAGATCCGGGGACAATGAGTCCATACCAGCACGGCGAAGTATTTGTTACAGAAGACGGTGCAGAGACGGACTTAGATCTTGGCCATTATGAAAGATTTATAGACATAAACCTTACAAAAAGCAGCAATATAACGACAGGAAAGGTGTACTGGTCAGTAATATCAAAGGAGAGGAAAGGCGATTATTTAGGAGCTACAGTTCAGGTAATACCACACATTACAAATGAGATAAAAGACAGGATAAGGCGAGTAGGAAAAGAACAGAATGTGGATTGCGTCATTGTGGAGATAGGAGGCACTGTAGGAGACATAGAAAGCCTGCCGTTTTTGGAAGCAATAAGACAAATAAGCGTTGAAGAAGGTAAAGACAATGTCATGTTTATACACGTGACTCTTGTGCCACATCTCGGCAAGACCGGTGAGCTTAAGACAAAGCCGACGCAGCACAGCGTAAAAGAATTGAGATCTATTGGCATACAGCCTGACATGATCGTCTGCAGGACAGAATTTCCTCTGACAGAAGATATAAAAGAAAAAATAGGCATGTTTTGCAATGTAAAACCAGATGCCGTCATCGAAAATATCGATGTAGACTCCATCTATGAAGTCCCATTGGAGCTTGACAGGCAAAAAGTAGATGAATACGTCATAAATAGGCTTAATCTGCCAGCAGGTGAGCCTGATCTTAAAGAATGGAGAGCATTTGTTGAAAAAGAGAAAAATCTAAAAAGAGAAGTAGAGATAGCTTTAGTCGGTAAATACGTTGAGCTGCACGACGCGTATATAAGCGTTGTAGAATCATTGAGACATGCCGGTATATACAACGACGCCAATGTCAAGATAAGGTGGGTAAACTCTGAAAATGTAAATGACGATACGGTTGATGAGCTTTTAAGAGGTGCAAAAGGCATCCTTGTGCCCGGCGGATTTGGCGATAGAGGTGTAGAAGGAAAAATAAGGGCTGCCCAGTATGCCAGGGAAAACAAGATACCGTACTTAGGGCTTTGCTTAGGAATGCAGTGTGCAGTAATAGAATTTGCCAGAAATGTAGCAGGACTTAAAAACGCCCACTCTACAGAGTTTAACGGCGCTACGCCATACCCTGTCATAGACCTTATGCCTGAGCAGAAGGATATAGACGAGAAGGGTGGCACAATGAGGCTTGGCGTATACCCTTGCAAGTTAAAGGAAGGCACAAAGGCTTATGAAGCGTACAAAGACGAGCTTGTATATGAACGCCACAGACATAGGTACGAGTTTAACAACGAATATAGGGAGCTTCTAACATCAAAAGGGCTTATACTGTCAGGTTTGTCGCCAGATGATAGACTTGTAGAAATAATAGAAGTAAAAGACCATCCATACTTTGTGGCATCACAATTCCATCCAGAGTTTAAATCGAGGCCATTAAGACCGCACCCATTATTCAGGGATTTTATAGCCGCAGCATTATCGATGAAATAA